In a single window of the Streptacidiphilus sp. P02-A3a genome:
- a CDS encoding ABC transporter ATP-binding protein, with product MGIEVTVEGLTKSFGSQTVWEDVSLTLPAGEVSVMLGPSGTGKTVFLKSVIGLLRPERGRVLVGDVDMASSPEHLVYEARKLFGVMFQDGALFGSMNLYDNIAFPLREHTRKKESQIRRIVLERMELVGLLGSEAKLPGEISGGMRKRAGLARALVLDPQIILCDEPDSGLDPVRTSYLSQLLIDLNAQIDATMLIVTHNLDIATTVPDNLGMLFRRKLVAFGPRELLLTSEEPVVRQFLGGHRHGPIGMAEEKDQQTLELERGLLPAPAVVVPPQLEPSPGLPPRQAVQRRRQRVLALQNQRRVAAAPTSGEPE from the coding sequence ATGGGGATCGAAGTGACCGTCGAGGGGCTGACCAAGTCCTTCGGCAGCCAGACGGTCTGGGAGGACGTGAGCCTCACCCTTCCGGCCGGCGAGGTGAGCGTGATGCTCGGGCCGTCCGGGACCGGCAAGACGGTGTTCCTCAAGTCGGTGATCGGCCTGCTTCGCCCGGAGCGCGGCCGGGTGCTGGTCGGCGATGTGGACATGGCCAGCAGCCCCGAGCACCTGGTCTACGAGGCCCGCAAGCTCTTCGGGGTGATGTTCCAGGACGGCGCGCTGTTCGGGTCGATGAACCTGTACGACAACATCGCCTTCCCGCTGCGCGAGCACACCCGCAAGAAGGAGTCGCAGATCCGCCGGATCGTGCTGGAGCGGATGGAACTGGTCGGGCTGCTGGGCTCGGAGGCGAAGCTGCCGGGGGAGATCTCCGGCGGCATGCGCAAGCGCGCCGGCCTGGCTCGGGCGCTGGTGCTGGACCCGCAGATCATCCTCTGCGACGAGCCCGACTCCGGGCTCGACCCGGTGCGCACCTCCTACCTCTCGCAACTGCTGATCGACCTGAACGCGCAGATCGACGCGACCATGCTGATCGTCACCCACAACCTGGACATCGCCACCACCGTCCCGGACAACCTGGGCATGCTGTTCCGCCGCAAGCTGGTCGCCTTCGGTCCCCGCGAACTACTGCTGACCAGCGAGGAACCGGTGGTCCGGCAGTTCCTCGGCGGGCACCGGCACGGGCCGATCGGCATGGCCGAGGAGAAGGACCAGCAAACCCTGGAGCTGGAGCGGGGGTTGCTACCGGCCCCGGCCGTGGTGGTACCGCCGCAGCTGGAGCCGAGCCCGGGCCTGCCGCCCCGGCAGGCGGTGCAGCGCCGCCGCCAGCGGGTGCTGGCGCTGCAGAACCAGCGCCGGGTCGCCGCCGCGCCCACCTCGGGA